In Halopiger aswanensis, the DNA window GTAGCCCAGCGCGTCCTCGATCCGGCCCAGTTCCGGGCCGGTCGTGTCCTCGCCGACGACGTAGCCGGACTCGTTCGCGATCAGGCCGGAGCCGACAAGCGGCGCGCCGTAGTTGACGGTGCCGACGTCGGCCCGGACGTCTAAGGCCTCCTCGAGGAAGTCGAGTTCCTCGTCGGTCGCCTTCGGGTGACAGAGCACCCCGGTATTGTTCGCGACCGCGGCGGTGCCGACCGTCCGGACGCCCGCGAGGTCGCCGCGTTCGACGGGGACCTCGAGGGTGTCCTCGATGATCTGGATCGCCTCCCGTGTCAGGTCGGGATGGACGTAGGCGCCGTAGTCGTTCGCCAACACGACGTTCCCGGCCGCGTTGACGTTGCCCGGCAGCTCCGCGATCGGCACGTCGACGGCCTCCTCGAGGCGCTCGCGCTCGTACTCGAGGACGCGGGAACTGACCAGCAGGCCGTTCTCGTTACCCGTCGCTAACGCGCCGACCGTCGAGGAACCGCCGACGGTCGTTTCGATGGCGGGCACCTCGAGTTCGTCGGACAGGTCGGCGACGACGTCGTCGTCGACGTCCTGGCGAACGAGCACGCACGAGTCGGTCGCGCGGGCGAAGACGCCGACGTACGCCGACCCGGCGAAGGCGAGACGTTGCAAGTTTAGTCGGCGACCTCGGCCTCGACGACGGCCTCGCCTTCTTCCTCGAAGCGGGCCGCGCGGACGCGGAGCTTTCGCGGCGGGTTGGAGCGTCCGTTCTCCCAGACGGCCTCGTTGATCGAGGGGTCCAGGCGGATGGCGTCCTCCTCGACCGCGAAGTGTTTCGCGAGGTGCTCGCGGACGAGTCGCATCGCCAGATCCGCGGCCTCGTGGTTGGCGCCCTTCTTGACGTCTCGCAGCGGAACGGTAACGACGCGTTCCTCGAAATCACTTGCGCTCATTGTTACTCGTCAGTGTCGCTGCGTCGCCAGTTGCGTCGCTTCGGGTTCCGCTGGACTTCCATGTCGGTCTTCATCATGACCCAGGCCGGAACGCGGCTGTTCTGGTTCTCGAGTTTGGCAAGTCGCTTTTTCTTGCCCTTCGATTTCTTACTCATAGTGGCCGAAGGTAGCCCATGCTGGCTTAAAATCTTGTCCATTGGATTCGACCACCGGTCTCGACCCGACTGTCGCCCCGAATCGGACGTTCGCGGGCCGATTCATCCCGAAAGCGTTCGCTCGAGGTAGCGCGTGGCCGCCTCGAGCGTCGCGTCGGTCGGCGTCGCGGTGTACGCCCGGCGGTCGACGTCCTCGTAGCCGTCGTGGCGGGTGAACGCGTCGTGATTCGCGCAGCCGCGGCCGGGAAAGCGAGCGGCGCCGTCGGCGACGCGGATCCGATCCGGACCGGCGTAGGCCGTCGCCATCGGCGTGACCTGCAACCGACGGCCATCGTCCTCGGATTGTACGGCGGCGCCCAGATCGTGGTCGCACGGCGAGTCGTTGACCGCCTCGGCGACCTCGGGCGTGAGGAACGTGTGCAGCGTCTCGTGGATCGCCATGTTTCGCGTCACCGGCCTCGAGTCCCAGACTTCGGTGGCACCGAGATTCACGACCGCCAGCGCGCCGTCGACGGGCGTTCGTGCCGTGTCGGAATCGGGAGTTACGTCGGTCCCGTCGTCGGCTTGAGCCGTCGAGCCGATCGCCGCGTTCGGCGACAA includes these proteins:
- a CDS encoding translation initiation factor IF-6, translating into MQRLAFAGSAYVGVFARATDSCVLVRQDVDDDVVADLSDELEVPAIETTVGGSSTVGALATGNENGLLVSSRVLEYERERLEEAVDVPIAELPGNVNAAGNVVLANDYGAYVHPDLTREAIQIIEDTLEVPVERGDLAGVRTVGTAAVANNTGVLCHPKATDEELDFLEEALDVRADVGTVNYGAPLVGSGLIANESGYVVGEDTTGPELGRIEDALGYID
- a CDS encoding 50S ribosomal protein L31e: MSASDFEERVVTVPLRDVKKGANHEAADLAMRLVREHLAKHFAVEEDAIRLDPSINEAVWENGRSNPPRKLRVRAARFEEEGEAVVEAEVAD
- a CDS encoding 50S ribosomal protein L39e, translating into MSKKSKGKKKRLAKLENQNSRVPAWVMMKTDMEVQRNPKRRNWRRSDTDE